A DNA window from Primulina huaijiensis isolate GDHJ02 unplaced genomic scaffold, ASM1229523v2 scaffold5453, whole genome shotgun sequence contains the following coding sequences:
- the LOC140970318 gene encoding transmembrane 9 superfamily member 9-like, which produces MGRAAIQSHTMRLIFIFKTIFILTISHNAIGFYLPGVAPEDFQKGAPLNVKVNKLTSIRTQLPYSYYSLPFCSPKTIVDSRENLGEVLRGDRIENSPFVFKMREPQMCSVLCRVILDAKVAKQFNDKIEDEYRVNMILDNLPLVVPIPRQQEGPTIYQLGYHIGLKGQYSGSKDVKYFLNNHLSFTVKFHKDQVTETARIVGFEVTPFSVKHEYEGQWSKDARLTTCDPHTKRTVSSSDSPLEVEDKQEVIFTYDVAFQESEVKWASRWDTYLLMTDDQIHWFSIVNSLMIVLFLSGMVAMIMLRTLYRDISKYNELETQEEAQEETGWKLVHSDVFRPPINSDLLCVYVGTGVQFLGMILITTIFAVLGFLSPSNRGGLMTAMLLLWVFMGIFAGYAAARLYKMFKGTEWKKIALRTAFFFPAAVFAVFFVLNALIWGQKSSGAVPFGTMFALVFLWFGISVPLVFVGSYVGFKKPIIEDPVKTNKIPRQIPEQTWYMNPIFSILIGGILPFGAVFIELFFILTSIWMNQYYYIFGFLFIVFIILLVTCAEITIVLCYFQLCSEDYLWWWRSYLTSGSSALYLFLYATFYFFTKLEITKPVSGALYFGYMLIASYAFFVLTGTIGFYACFWFTRLIYSSVKID; this is translated from the exons GGAGCTCCACTGAACGTGAAAGTGAACAAATTGACTTCAATAAGAACTCAACTTCCCTACTCATACTATTCTCTTCCCTTTTGTTCTCCGAAAACCATAGTTGACAGCAGGGAAAATCTTGGTGAAGTGCTTCGTGGAGACCGTATTGAGAATTCCCCCTTTGTG TTTAAAATGAGGGAACCACAAATGTGCAGTGTTCTTTGTCGGGTTATACTTGATGCCAAAGTTGCAAAACAATTCAATGACAAGATTGAAGATGAATATCGTGTCAACAT GATCTTGGATAACCTTCCACTGGTAGTTCCAATTCCAAGACAACAAGAAGGACCAACAATCTACCAGCTGGGTTATCATATTGGGCTCAAAGGACAATATAGTGGC AGCAAGGATGTAAAATACTTCCTCAACAACCACTTGAGCTTCACGGTAAAGTTTCACAAGGATCAGGTGACCGAGACTGCCAGAATAGTAGGTTTTGAGGTCACACCGTTCAG cGTCAAGCATGAATATGAAGGGCAGTGGAGTAAGGATGCTCGTTTAACTACATGTGATCCCCATACTAAGCGTACAGTTTCATCTTCAGACTCTCCACTAGAGGTTGAAGATAAGCAAGAAGTGATATTCACTTACGACGTTGCATTCCAG GAGAGTGAGGTAAAATGGGCATCAAGATGGGACACTTATCTTCTAATGACTGATGATCAAATCCATTGGTTCTCCATAGTAAACTCTCTGATGATTGTTCTCTTCCTTTCGGGCATGGTAGCGATGATAATGCTAAGAACCCTTTATCGTGACATTTCCAAGTACAACGAACTTGAGACGCAGGAAGAGGCTCAGGAAGAAACTGGATGGAAATTAGTCCACTCGGACGTGTTCCGGCCTCCAATCAACTCGGACTTGCTATGTGTGTATGTTGGAACCGGTGTCCAATTCTTGGGAATGATCCTCATTACGACAATCTTTGCCGTCCTAGGATTCCTATCCCCTTCGAACCGGGGTGGACTCATGACTGCCATGTTATTGCTTTGGGTTTTCATGGGAATTTTTGCTGGTTACGCCGCTGCACGTCTATACAAAATGTTCAAAGGCACAGAATGGAAGAAAATCGCCCTAAGAACTGCTTTTTTCTTCCCCGCTGCTGTGTTTGCCGTCTTCTTTGTACTAAATGCGCTCATCTGGGGCCAGAAGTCTTCCGGTGCTGTGCCGTTCGGGACAATGTTTGCCCTGGTCTTCCTATGGTTTGGGATCTCAGTTCCGCTCGTGTTCGTGGGCAGCTACGTAGGATTCAAGAAACCAATAATAGAGGATCCTGTAAAAACGAACAAGATCCCGAGACAGATTCCTGAACAGACGTGGTACATGAACCCCATCTTCTCAATATTGATCGGAGGAATCCTTCCATTTGGAGCAGTTTTCATCGAGCTTTTCTTCATACTAACTTCAATCTGGATGAACCAATACTACTACATCTTCGGTTTCCTCTTCATCGTCTTCATCATCCTCCTCGTCACCTGCGCAGAGATAACCATTGTGCTCTGCTACTTCCAATTGTGCAGTGAAGATTACCTCTGGTGGTGGAGGTCATACCTGACATCCGGATCCTCAGCATTATACCTCTTCCTCTACGCCACGTTCTACTTCTTCACCAAGCTGGAAATAACGAAGCCAGTCTCAGGTGCTTTGTACTTCGGCTACATGTTGATTGCTTCTTACGCGTTCTTTGTGCTCACGGGCACCATCGGCTTCTACGCGTGCTTCTGGTTCACAAGGCTGATTTATTCTTCCGTCAAGATCGATTGA